One region of Gossypium raimondii isolate GPD5lz chromosome 6, ASM2569854v1, whole genome shotgun sequence genomic DNA includes:
- the LOC105771870 gene encoding agamous-like MADS-box protein AGL62 — translation MASSDKKTKGKRKIEIIENADDWLITFSKRRTGIYKKIFELSTLCGGEILFIIFSPAGKPYSFGHPSVEFVAKRFSNASQHLEETTDAPVETYRKERINLLVQHFNHVQDQLCVIKENKKEIALAQRLHGTKIRQWWKALIDQLNLRELYK, via the coding sequence ATGGCAAGCTCAGACAAGAAAACTAAAGGAAAGCGAAAAATTGAGATCATTGAAAATGCGGATGATTGGCTCATCACATTTTCAAAACGACGCACaggaatttataagaaaatttttgagctCTCCACTTTATGTGGTGGGgagattctttttattattttctcaccGGCTGGTAAACCTTATTCGTTTGGTCATCCTTCTGTTGAATTTGTCGCTAAACGCTTTTCAAACGCAAGCCAACATCTTGAGGAAACCACTGATGCTCCTGTTGAGACTTACCGTAAGGAAAGAATCAACTTGCTTGTACAACATTTCAATCATGTCCAAGACCAACTATgtgtaataaaagaaaacaaaaaggagaTTGCTTTGGCCCAACGGTTACATGGAACAAAAATTCGTCAATGGTGGAAAGCTCTCATTGATCAGCTTAACCTGAGGGAGCTCTACAAATAA